The following are encoded in a window of Corythoichthys intestinalis isolate RoL2023-P3 chromosome 8, ASM3026506v1, whole genome shotgun sequence genomic DNA:
- the LOC130921092 gene encoding uncharacterized protein LOC130921092, with amino-acid sequence MLVDTGATYSSININLPPAALSKKTTTLVGFSGLPQILPFTKPLDTTIKNTGQRFWHIYIHSLGTPINLMGRDLLATLQAQILCGPQGLQIRFPDGKILHCQQSLGQDGQWLMAPLPATPETATIYWTLLNPETPFGGGVYSTYLLWKPWICSLAPYHPPVDPLHCTLFYDRECDDVYRDLFEEIDGKEWQLSSSCILIGKEGVAAATDLTPEQLPWFKMAQEGYPHISLAVAPGHEARQLGPMVRRLLEETEWVKTNIPDLWWAPTEKAYKIQQVMKDEGRLEMVLLSRLHGRELLDHEQASAMLDTMPDTLWSQGPFDVGFCHSVTPIKLSIDETQIIRRPQYRWPQEADQGMEDTLRGLWDAGVLELSSSTWNTPLRPVRKADKVTWRMAHDLRPVNDVTVTPVLPVPDPHRILASLDPSYQFFTVIDLANAYFCLPLSPEDRHVFAFSYKGVKLQYTRLPQGFKNSPGIFNQVLRELLAPCAMPEGTVLLQYVDDLLIGAKTDLACLAATGTVLRWLGQLGFKVSKKKLQCCRQKVTFLGRIVSPSGLAMSPAHRNSILRHPRPNTVKEMLSFLGLCGYSRNYIPNFVDKTGILRGLVKEQGNRNLKSQLVWTAEANNAFVSLVQELASAAALATPNYSVPFHLDVSISGTIVNGILYQKVKNGRAVLMYCSVPLDNIEQRQPDCTRYAAGLAKILQKTAHVVMAHPLNVLTDHAVSAFVGSAAFTLTPLRQIRLLKILTAPNVNYVHTGVNMADQILIGPHECALKIKPLVKIRPDLYAEPLDHGRILFTDGCCWRDKQGNLHAAAAVVEWQDGHFTTIKSQQMSTHPSAQAAEVLALILALESAQCEAATIYSDSAYATSAAHIDLLGWMKNGFITAKGTDIAHKDLMIRLGEAIKAPAEVAIVKIPGHSKSDTLVAQGNNAVDAAAKAAAGYHVERGMMMSRGPIVVDGNHPDAALLEPVDLPALIDLQNSSSPEQKSVWLAAGAFKLPDKLWVGPNGRPVLPDGKLLQDTLLEAHTPSHVAPHSMLAKLIMWWHPKFYDVVWNFVTNCETCQTFNAKPTLKPKPGLFQPAPWPGAEIIMDFTDMITRINGKRYLLVIVDAFSGWPEAYPCAREDSGAVIKSLVNHYIPTHGFPALIRSDNGTHFSNKALAKVESLLGLKHRFGCVYRPQSQGKVERMNRTLKEKLAKIMATTKMNWLQALPLALLSVRQTVSRQTGFAPFELLTGRLMPGPASSLVPPQDLPVPDLSHASYWSYLNALVSSVSAQVVEKARSAAPEDLPSQVSLSPYVYVKVLSRKWSEPRWKGPFKVIARTSHAVQLDDHQKKWYHYSQLRPAPQSS; translated from the coding sequence ATGCTGGTGGACACGGGGGCAACCTACTCATCTATTAATATCAACTTACCTCCAGCCGCACTCTCAAAGAAGACCACTACTTTGGTCGGCTTCTCGGGACTACCCCAGATTCTGCCTTTTACGAAACCACTGGACACGACTATCAAGAATACTGGACAAAGGTTCTGGCATATCTACATACACTCATTGGGGACTCCCATCAACCTCATGGGACGTGACTTACTGGCAACCTTACAAGCTCAGATCCTGTGTGGACCACAAGGGCTTCAAATACGATTCCCAGATGGAAAAATACTACATTGTCAACAATCCCTGGGACAAGATGGACAATGGTTGATGGCTCCATTACCTGCCACACCTGAGACAGCAACAATTTACTGGACTCTCTTAAATCCAGAAACTCCCTTTGGGGGAGGTGTGTACTCGACCTATCTCCTGTGGAAACCTTGGATTTGCTCATTGGCACCCTACCATCCTCCAGTCGATCCCTTGCACTGTACGTTGTTTTACGACAGGGAGTGTGATGATGTGTATAGGGATTTATTTGAGGAAATTGATGGTAAGGAGTGGCAATTGTCGTCATCATGTATACTGATCGGAAAGGAAGGTGTTGCAGCAGCCACAGATTTGACACCAGAACAGTTGCCTTGGTTTAAGATGGCACAGGAAGGCTACCCCCACATTTCGCTGGCTGTGGCCCCCGGGCACGAAGCCAGACAATTGGGGCCGATGGTTAGGCGCCTTTTGGAAGAAACAGaatgggttaaaacaaacattCCAGATTTGTGGTGGGCCCCAACGGAAAAAGCTTATAAGATACAGCAGGTGATGAAGGATGAAGGGAGATTGGAAATGGTTTTGTTATCCCGCCTCCATGGCAGGGAACTCTTGGACCACGAACAAGCCTCAGCCATGCTCGACACAATGCCTGACACACTTTGGTCACAGGGACCATTTGATGTGGGTTTTTGCCACTCTGTGACTCCAATTAAATTGTCCATAGATGAGACTCAGATTATACGGAGACCGCAATACAGGTGGCCGCAGGAAGCTGATCAAGGAATGGAAGACACACTGAGGGGTTTGTGGGACGCCGGTGTCTTGGAGTTGTCTAGCTCCACTTGGAATACACCTTTGCGCCCGGTTAGGAAGGCTGACAAAGTGACTTGGAGAATGGCACATGATCTTAGGCCAGTGAATGATGTCACGGTGACACCTGTATTGCCGGTACCAGACCCGCATCGTATCCTAGCTAGTTTGGACCCCTCATATCAATTTTTCACAGTGATAGATTTAGCCAACGCATATTTCTGTCTTCCACTCTCGCCTGAAGACCGTCATGTCTTTGCATTTTCATATAAAGGAGTGAAGTTACAATATACACGGCTTCCACAGGGATTTAAAAACTCACCAGGTATTTTTAATCAGGTGCTGAGGGAACTACTGGCACCATGTGCTATGCCGGAAGGCACTGTATTGTTGCAATATGTGGATGATTTGCTGATTGGAGCTAAGACTGATCTCGCTTGTTTGGCGGCAACTGGAACGGTTCTGCGTTGGTTAGGTCAGCTTGGTTTCAAGGTCTCTAAGAAGAAGTTGCAGTGTTGTAGGCAGAAGGTAACTTTTTTGGGTAGAATAGTTTCTCCATCAGGCCTAGCCATGTCACCTGCACACAGAAACTCCATCCTCCGCCACCCTCGCCCCAACACGGTCAAGGAAATGTTGTCTTTCCTAGGACTGTGTGGCTATAGCCGCAACTATATTCCCAACTTTGTTGACAAAACGGGAATTTTGCGAGGCCTAGTGAAAGAACAAGGAAATCGAAACTTGAAATCTCAGCTTGTCTGGACCGCGGAGGCAAACAATGCTTTTGTCTCCTTGGTTCAGGAACTGGCCTCTGCAGCAGCATTGGCTACCCCTAACTATTCGGTTCCCTTCCATTTAGATGTGTCAATTTCTGGGACCATTGTGAATGGTATTCTCTATCAGAAAGTCAAGAATGGTCGTGCAGTCTTGATGTACTGCAGTGTACCTCTGGATAACATTGAACAAAGACAGCCTGATTGTACTCGGTACGCAGCCGGATTGGCCaaaattcttcaaaaaacaGCCCATGTGGTCATGGCCCACCCACTGAATGTACTCACTGACCATGCAGTGTCAGCATTTGTGGGGTCGGCCGCGTTCACTTTAACACCACTAAGACAGATCAggcttttgaaaattttgaccGCCCCTAATGTCAACTATGTCCACACGGGAGTGAACATGGCTGACCAGATTCTGATCGGCCCACATGAATGTgcccttaaaatcaagccactGGTCAAGATCAGACCTGATCTATATGCGGAGCCCTTGGATCATGGTCGGATTCTGTTCACAGACGGGTGTTGTTGGAGAGACAAGCAGGGCAACTTACACGCTGCAGCTGCAGTGGTGGAATGGCAAGACGGCCACTTCACCACTATTAAATCCCAGCAGATGTCAACTCACCCATCAGCTCAGGCAGCTGAGGTATTGGCACTTATTCTGGCATTGGAATCTGCCCAGTGCGAGGCAGCCACCATCTACTCTGACTCAGCGTATGCAACATCTGCCGCTCACATAGATTTGCTTGGCTGGATGAAAAATGGTTTCATTACTGCTAAAGGAACTGACATTGCTCACAAAGATCTGATGATTCGCCTAGGTGAGGCCATTAAGGCCCCAGCAGAAGTCGCTATTGTAAAGATACCAGGCCACTCTAAATCGGATACACTTGTGGCCCAAGGCAATAACGCTGTAGACGCAGCTGCTAAGGCAGCTGCTGGATACCATGTTGAACGGGGTATGATGATGTCTCGCGGCCCAATTGTAGTTGATGGCAACCACCCGGATGCAGCTCTTCTTGAACCAGTAGATTTGCCAGCATTAATTGACCTTCAGAATTCATCCTCTCCTGAGCAGAAATCAGTTTGGCTCGCGGCAGGTGCGTTTAAATTACCTGACAAGCTTTGGGTCGGCCCTAATGGCCGACCAGTTCTCCCTGATGGTAAGTTGTTACAGGACACCTTGCTCGAGGCCCACACACCGTCGCATGTTGCCCCGCACTCCATGCTAGCCAAACTTATCATGTGGTGGCATCCCAAATTCTATGATGTCGTATGGAATTTTGTTACAAATTGCGAAACGTGTCAGACATTCAATGCGAAACCAACGTTGAAGCCCAAACCTGGCCTATTCCAACCTGCTCCATGGCCAGGGGCGGAGATTATTATGGATTTTACGGACATGATCACCAGAATTAATGGCAAACGTTACCTCTTGGTCATTGTTGACGCCTTCTCGGGATGGCCGGAAGCCTACCCCTGTGCACGTGAGGACTCAGGTGCCGTAATCAAGTCATTGGTAAATCATTACATACCGACTCATGGATTCCCCGCTCTAATTAGATCTGACAATGGGACTCATTTCAGTAACAAAGCCTTGGCCAAGGTTGAGTCTCTCTTGGGTTTAAAACATCGTTTCGGTTGCGTATATCGACCTCAGAGCCAGGGAAAGGTAGAACGTATGAATCGTACCCTCAAAGAGAAGTTGGCCAAAATCATGgccacaacaaaaatgaactggCTACAGGCCCTGCCACTGGCGTTACTTTCGGTCCGGCAAACGGTGAGTAGACAAACTGGATTTGCGCCTTTCGAGCTCCTGACAGGTAGGTTGATGCCGGGACCGGCATCTTCACTCGTACCGCCACAAGACTTACCTGTGCCTGATTTGTCGCATGCATCCTATTGGTCGTATTTGAATGCACTTGTCTCCAGTGTTTCTGCACAGGTCGTTGAGAAAGCCAGATCAGCGGCTCCTGAAGATCTACCATCTCAAGTCTCGCTCTCGCCTTACGTATATGTGAAAGTCCTGTCAAGAAAATGGTCTGAGCCTCGGTGGAAAGGCCCGTTTAAGGTCATCGCTCGGACCTCTCACGCTGTCCAATTGGACGATCATCAGAAGAAGTGGTATCATTACTCACAACTCCGTCCGGCTCCACAGTCTTCGTGA